DNA sequence from the Geobacter sp. AOG2 genome:
TCAAACCTCAACATACCATCAGCACCTTTTTAGTGGCCCTTTGCCTGGCTCTCGGCATCCTCGCCTGTCCGGCATGGGGGGAAGAGGCCGACGAGACTCTGGGGCTCTTCAGCGCCTGGCAGGAGGAGGCATCCACCGCCTCCCGCGCCCCCAAGCCGCTCTCCCAGACCGCCGAAAACGTCACCGTGGTCACGGCCCCGGAGATCGAGGCCATAAACGCCCACACCCTGGCCGACGTGCTGGACACCATCCCCGGCATCCAGATCCAGCACAACGGTGGTCCGGGAATCACGGCCTACACATTCATCCAAAGCACCGACTTCATCCATACCCAGGTGTATGTGGACGGGGTTTCAATCACCAACGTTTCCAGCGGTTTTTCCGATGTATCACTGATCCCGGCCAACATCATCGAGCGGGTCGAGATCGTCAAGGGGGCCGCCTCCTCGGCCTGGGGCCAGGCCTTGGGTGGAGTGATCAACGTCATCACCAAATCTCCCGAACGGGGCCGGACCATCAGCGGCACGGCTACCGCCTCCATCGGCGAGCGGACCACGACCGATGACAGTCTGGAACTGAGCGGCGCCAGGGGCAGGCTCGGGTACTACCTGTCCGGCAGCCTTCTGGACTCCAAAGGCGTGCTCCCCAATACCCGGATCGATTCCAACCGCGCCTATGCCAAGTTGGCCTACGACCTCCCCAATCACGGACAACTCTGGGGCACCTATTTCTACACCCATGCCGACATGGGGGATCTGCACGCCCCCGCCCCCGCCTATGACCTGGATGAAAAACCGGACAAACTTTTCATGCTGGGCTCGCTCGGAGTGCGCTACCCCCTGGGGGACCGGCTGGAGTTGGAGGTGAGCGGCCACCACTCCTTTAACAGAACCAACAACTCCTACTTTAACATCAGCGATGGCGCCATCTGGTCCTGGCAAACAAGCTTGCCGACGTCAATCGTAAAGGAGCAGGTAAGCGGCGCCAGCGCCAAGCTGGTCTGGCGAGGGGAAAACAACCTGCTGGTGGCCGGTAGCGATTACAACCATCTTGAACTGTTCAACAACTCATCCGACGGCAGCACCGTTAGCCCTTTTACCAGACGGGTTGACCGCTGGGGCATCTACCTGAACGATACCGTCACTGTTGGCCCCGTAAGCGTGACTCCCGGCGTCCGTTTTGATCACACCCAGACCGCCGGCGACCAATTCAGTCCCTCCATCGGTGCCACCTGGCAGCTGACAGGCGCTACGCTGTTGCGCGCCTACACGGCCCGCGGCTACGGACTCCCCGTGCTGGGACTGACCGATTCCCCGTCGGTGAAGATCTGGACCACCCAGGTCGGGGCCGAGAGTAGCGCAATACCGTACATCTGGGCAAAAGGGACCCTGTTCCGTAACCAAACTTGGGGTAATACCGTTGAACAGCACATGGCTCTGGGAACGGAGTTGGAAATACGTACCATCCCGGTTTGGAACACCTCGCTGGGAACCGGCTACACCTTTACCGACACCACCCGCACCAGTGACGGCAATGAAGTCAACAATTACGCCCGCCACACCGTGCAGGTGGCTCTGCGCTACAACGATAAAACCTACCGGGGCGTGCTGACCGGTCGCCATATATTCTGGAACTCCGATCCGTCGGAAAACGGCCACTACGGCGGCCTGCTTTGGGACCTGCACCTGGGTGCGACGCTGCTCAAGCGGGAAAACAGCTCGCTTGAGGTTTTCTTCTCCGCCCATAACCTGTTCAACGGCGCTCAGTACTATTTCGATCAGATACCAAACCCGGGCCGCTGGTTCGAGGGTGGCATGAGGGTGCGCTTTTGAGGATTCTGGCCGCCTTCATATTCTCCTGCGCTCTGCTGTTCCCCCTTGTGGCCGATGCCTACGACGTACTGGTGCTGCAAAGCCGCCGAGATCCAGCCTTCGACGAGGCCCTCTCCGGATTCCGAACCGGTCGCAATCTTTCGGAACGGCTAATAGTACTTGCCGATTATGTCGACGTGGACATCACCCGGATCGTTCGAGAAGACCAGCCTGCCCTGGTTCTGGCGCTGGGCGATAAAGCCCTGGAAGCGACCCGCAAACTGCGGCAAACTCCGGTTGTCGCCCTGATCTCTCTCGGCATCCACAATCGACACACATCTCACTCCAACCTGACCGGCATCGACATGTTTGCAGCGCCGGAACGTTACCTAACCCTGTTCCAGGGGATGAGAAAACATCGCATCGGATTGATCTTCCATCCCGCCAAAAGCGGCTGGTACGTGCAGCAGGCACGTCAGATTGCACAACGGATGGGGATAGAATTGGTGCTACGCGAGGTTTCGGTCCCGCGGGACACCTTGTTCCACCTCTCGTCCCTTGCCGGCAAGGTCGATGCGCTGTGGATGCTTCCCGACTCCACCGCAGTCACGCGCGAAACGGTTGAGGCCTATTTCCGGTTTTCCCAGGAGCATAACGTGCCGGTGGTGTCCTTTGCCAGTGCCTATCTGGGCCTGGGGGCGGCGGCGGTTCTGGAGATCGACCGCACCGAACTGGGCAGGCAGGCGGGCGACATGAGCTCGGCTATTCTCAAAGGCGCTGAAGCATCGGACATCCCCCTTGCCTACCCGCACAGGGTTCTGCTCAAGACCAACCCGAGCGTGCTCAAACATCTGGGAATAACAGCAGAACAAGCTATCATGAATCCACGGGAATGATCGTGTCGCCCGCCGCCAGATTCAAAAATTTCCGCGCCAGCTTCCAATTCAAGCTTTTTGCTATCTTTACCCTGTTGACCGCCCTCATGTCCGTCCTGTTCGGTTCCGCGTATATTTTTACCGAAATTCGCGAACAACGCATCTACGCAGGCAACCGGTGTCAACTGATGGCAACGCATCTGGCCGATGCGATCCGCTTGCCCTTGTTCGCCGAAAACAGTGACATGCTCCTACAGATCATTCAGGAAACCTCCCATACCTCCGACTTTCACGGCGTGACAATTCGTACCAATGACGGCAGGGTTCTAGCTGAGATACGCAAGCCCGTTTCCCGCAGCGACTCGGAATTGCTGAGCAAAACCGTGGAGGTGCGCAGTACCCCTCTGGGTTCATCCCCCGAGTCGGCGATCACCGGCAGTAATGAGCCGGTGGGGGCCTTGATCGGTACCGTGCGCCTCGACCTGGATACGACCGAACTGAGGGCGCGGACCCGACGTCTGATCATGGTGGCATCCGCCACAGCTTTCCTCTTCTGGATCACGGTCTCATCCCTCTGCTATCTTGCACTCCGTCAGGTAACCCGTTCCTTCAATGCCCTCATGCGCGGTCTGGAGTCCATGCAGGCAGGAAACTACGCCATCAGGATCGCCCCCGTCAGCAACGACGAACCGGGTCGGGCAGCCGTCGCCATCACGCTACTGGCAGCCTCTCTCCGGCATCGGGAAGAGGAAAACCATCGGTTGCAACAACAGTTGGTCGACGCCATGCGTCTTGAAGTCCAGAAGGAAAAGAAGCAGATCATGGCAAAGCTGATTCAGACCAACCGCATGACCTCCTTGGGACTCCTTGCCTCCAGCATGGCCCATGAAATCAACACGCCCAACGGCGCCATCAAACTTGCAGGACAGCAGGTTGCCAAAACATGGAAAAGCGCGATCCCCATACTTGAACGGGTTGCGGAGGAGGAAGGGGATTTCGTCCTTGGCGGAGCGGTATTCAGTCTGGTGCGGGATGAGGTGACCAAGGCCACGGAGGTCATTGCCCGATGTTCGGAACGGATTGAAAAAGTTGTCCAGGATATGAGGGACTACAACATCGGCGGACGGGGCGATGCCAGAGACCGTGTGAACCTCAACCAGGTGGTAATTGACGCACTTACCATTATCCGTGCCCATGGGCGCCACGGCACTATTGCGATTCAGAATGATCCGTATCCCGATCTGCCTGCGGTAACCGGCAACCGTTATCAGCTTGAACAGGTGGTTATCAACCTGATTCTGAACAGCATACAGGCCATGCCGGAATTGGGCAGCGGGATCATAACGATTGCATCAGGCTATAACAGTGCAGCTGAAGAGGTTTTCCTTACCGTAAAGGATAATGGAAAGGGGATTCAACCGGAGATCATGAGCCGCCTCATGGAGCCGTTTTTCTCTACCCGCATGGAAAGCGGCGGCAGCGGCCTTGGTCTGTACATATCAAACTTTATCGTGACCGAACATCACGGCCGACTGATATTTGAATCGAAGCCCGGCGAAGGTACTACCGTCAGTATAACTATTCCCATTGAACAGGGCACCTGCGACACGCCCGCACACCAGAGCTAGACCCGCCAGCACCTTCAAATCATTTTTCCAGTTCGGTGAGTTTTTTCTGCACCGTCTGTCGGCACACGCCGAGCAGGTCGGCCGCCGGTCCCTTCTTGCCCCCCGTAACCTTCAAGGCCTCTTCGAACATCAATTTCTCGATTTGCCCCATGGAAGGAAATGAAGGGAAAACCACATGCAGGCTGAACTGGCTGTTTGCAGCCTTGGCCCCTGCATCGATCATGGTTCTGGCCCTGATCACCATATCCGGGAAATCGCTCTGTACCAAGAGCCCGGTTTTATTGACCACAACGGCGCTGCTGACCTTATTGATGAGTTCGCGGACGTTACCGGGATAATCATAGTCTTCCAGCAGCCAGCGTAATTCGGTCGCGATCCTGGGCGGTTTTTTCCCCACGCTCTTCGCCGCCGCGTTGATATAATGGTTAACCAGCGGCAAAATATCCTCCCGCCGCTCCCGCAAGGGAGGTATATGCAGCCTGTGGTAACAAATCCGGTGATAGAGGTCTTCCCGAAACTGATTCTCGGCAACCAGCTTTTTGAAGTCCCGATTGGATGCCACGATGACCCGTGCGTCACTTTTCAGTAAAACATCCGAACCCAACCGATAATATTCGTTTTCCTGCAGGAGCCGCAGCAACTTTATCTGGGATTCAGGTGACAGATCTCCAATCTCGTCCAGGAATAGCGTTCCTCCCTGGGCCTTGGCAATCAACCCCTGCCGCAGCTCGCTCGCTCCGGTGAAAGAACCTTTTTTATGGCCGAAGAGTGTATCCTCAAACATATGCGCATCGAGCCCCGCAACATTCAGGGGGATAAAATTGCCCTGCAGGCCGCTGGCTTTGTGGATGGCGCGGGCGATCAACTCTTTGCCGACTCCGGTTTCGCCGGTGATCAGGACCGGGTAACGGGAAGGTGCTATGGTTTCGACCAGTTTGAAGATGGACAGCATCTTTTCACTACGGGTCAGGATATCCTTGAAAGCGTCCGGTTGGGCAATCGGGTCGCCCAGGAGATAGTTTTGGAGTTGTTGGTTCTGGTTTGATAACTCGAGGATTTTGAATGCGTTGTTGATGCTGGATATGAGCCTCGATGAATCGAGGGGTTTGGTGATATAGTCCATAGCCCCCTGTTTCATGCAACTTACCACTGTCTCCACATCGCTTACGCCGGTCATGATTATGACCGGTATATTCGGAAATTTCTGAGCGATGACCGGCAGAAGATCGACACCCGATACGCCCGGCATAATCCAGTCGAGAAAAATGGCCGAATAGATTCCTTTATCCAGTTCCGTCAACACCTGGTTGCTGTCGGTGAGGGTCACGATCTCGCAAATCGAATTGGAAAGGAGTACGAAACGAATCTCTTCCAGAAAATCGGCATTATCGTCCACGAACAGAACCAGCGGGACCTTGCCGTTTTTTTGCACTTTTTGTATGTCGGTCATCACTATTCCCTCCTGCCGCGGAATAATGCAAAATTATCGCCTAAAAGGCTCTATAACAACAAAAAACGCATCATCCAGCGAAGGAAGTTGCCAAACAGGATGTTTTTAGGGGTCTGAGACTTCTACTCAAGGGAAGTGGGCGGAAAGGCCCGGCGGGGATTCGGACCCTGGGCGGCACGTTAGAGACAAGGTGTCCATAAAAAAATGAAGCGCTACAGAACGGGGCTCTGGAAAAGCACATCCTACCTAGCGCGTCAACTCATCCGCCACCCTGACAAGATTGGGCAAGTCTGGTTTGGTTAGAATATAGTTGGCCCCAAGCCCGATCCACTTGCGTTTATTGTCCTCAGAGGCGAGGGATGAGAAAATCACGACCGGCAACGTCTTCAACGTTTCTTCCTTGCGAACGCACGAGGTCAGATGCAGGC
Encoded proteins:
- a CDS encoding sensor histidine kinase, with amino-acid sequence MIVSPAARFKNFRASFQFKLFAIFTLLTALMSVLFGSAYIFTEIREQRIYAGNRCQLMATHLADAIRLPLFAENSDMLLQIIQETSHTSDFHGVTIRTNDGRVLAEIRKPVSRSDSELLSKTVEVRSTPLGSSPESAITGSNEPVGALIGTVRLDLDTTELRARTRRLIMVASATAFLFWITVSSLCYLALRQVTRSFNALMRGLESMQAGNYAIRIAPVSNDEPGRAAVAITLLAASLRHREEENHRLQQQLVDAMRLEVQKEKKQIMAKLIQTNRMTSLGLLASSMAHEINTPNGAIKLAGQQVAKTWKSAIPILERVAEEEGDFVLGGAVFSLVRDEVTKATEVIARCSERIEKVVQDMRDYNIGGRGDARDRVNLNQVVIDALTIIRAHGRHGTIAIQNDPYPDLPAVTGNRYQLEQVVINLILNSIQAMPELGSGIITIASGYNSAAEEVFLTVKDNGKGIQPEIMSRLMEPFFSTRMESGGSGLGLYISNFIVTEHHGRLIFESKPGEGTTVSITIPIEQGTCDTPAHQS
- a CDS encoding TonB-dependent siderophore receptor, whose amino-acid sequence is MNNCQDTNRVPYLLDIRSLFLLLSRARNPIMPLIKPQHTISTFLVALCLALGILACPAWGEEADETLGLFSAWQEEASTASRAPKPLSQTAENVTVVTAPEIEAINAHTLADVLDTIPGIQIQHNGGPGITAYTFIQSTDFIHTQVYVDGVSITNVSSGFSDVSLIPANIIERVEIVKGAASSAWGQALGGVINVITKSPERGRTISGTATASIGERTTTDDSLELSGARGRLGYYLSGSLLDSKGVLPNTRIDSNRAYAKLAYDLPNHGQLWGTYFYTHADMGDLHAPAPAYDLDEKPDKLFMLGSLGVRYPLGDRLELEVSGHHSFNRTNNSYFNISDGAIWSWQTSLPTSIVKEQVSGASAKLVWRGENNLLVAGSDYNHLELFNNSSDGSTVSPFTRRVDRWGIYLNDTVTVGPVSVTPGVRFDHTQTAGDQFSPSIGATWQLTGATLLRAYTARGYGLPVLGLTDSPSVKIWTTQVGAESSAIPYIWAKGTLFRNQTWGNTVEQHMALGTELEIRTIPVWNTSLGTGYTFTDTTRTSDGNEVNNYARHTVQVALRYNDKTYRGVLTGRHIFWNSDPSENGHYGGLLWDLHLGATLLKRENSSLEVFFSAHNLFNGAQYYFDQIPNPGRWFEGGMRVRF
- a CDS encoding sigma-54 dependent transcriptional regulator encodes the protein MTDIQKVQKNGKVPLVLFVDDNADFLEEIRFVLLSNSICEIVTLTDSNQVLTELDKGIYSAIFLDWIMPGVSGVDLLPVIAQKFPNIPVIIMTGVSDVETVVSCMKQGAMDYITKPLDSSRLISSINNAFKILELSNQNQQLQNYLLGDPIAQPDAFKDILTRSEKMLSIFKLVETIAPSRYPVLITGETGVGKELIARAIHKASGLQGNFIPLNVAGLDAHMFEDTLFGHKKGSFTGASELRQGLIAKAQGGTLFLDEIGDLSPESQIKLLRLLQENEYYRLGSDVLLKSDARVIVASNRDFKKLVAENQFREDLYHRICYHRLHIPPLRERREDILPLVNHYINAAAKSVGKKPPRIATELRWLLEDYDYPGNVRELINKVSSAVVVNKTGLLVQSDFPDMVIRARTMIDAGAKAANSQFSLHVVFPSFPSMGQIEKLMFEEALKVTGGKKGPAADLLGVCRQTVQKKLTELEK
- a CDS encoding ABC transporter substrate-binding protein; the protein is MRILAAFIFSCALLFPLVADAYDVLVLQSRRDPAFDEALSGFRTGRNLSERLIVLADYVDVDITRIVREDQPALVLALGDKALEATRKLRQTPVVALISLGIHNRHTSHSNLTGIDMFAAPERYLTLFQGMRKHRIGLIFHPAKSGWYVQQARQIAQRMGIELVLREVSVPRDTLFHLSSLAGKVDALWMLPDSTAVTRETVEAYFRFSQEHNVPVVSFASAYLGLGAAAVLEIDRTELGRQAGDMSSAILKGAEASDIPLAYPHRVLLKTNPSVLKHLGITAEQAIMNPRE